The genomic window TAAAAAGCGCATTTTTGCTTGATGGCATACTATACATTTTTAGCTTTGGATTTTTATATTTTTTAAATTTACAAGGTCTAAAGCCAGAATTTATAGAAAAGCCTCTAAAAATGCTCAAAAATGGGCTTAAATATCTAAAAGAAAATAGACTCATCGTGCATCTTATATTCTTGCACGCCTTTGTTGGCATTACCGCTTATGACGCATTGATCGCACTTTTGGCTGATTACAAATATGCAAATTTACTCTCAACATCGCTAGTTATAGGACTATTAAATACTTCAAGATCCATTTCACTTATGTTTGCTCCAGCCATACTTAGCAAATTTATAAATAAAAATACGCTTATTTTCGTATATATCGGTCAAGGCCTTGGTATCATTATTTGGGCTTTATCGCTTTGGAATTTTTATCTATCGCTTATTGGCATTATCTTTGCTGGATTTTGCACATCAAGCCTTTGGAGCTACACCTATACGATGCTTCAGCAAAACTGCAAAAAAGAATTTTATGGCCGAGTGATTGCATATAACGATATGATTTTTCTTGGCTTTAGCGCTCTCATTTCATTTATCATTGGTCTGCTTTATGATATTGGATTTAGCGTTGAGATGATTGCGAGTTTTATGGGAAGCCTCTTTTTTGTAGGGGCTTTTTACTATCACATCGTATTAAAAAGCTACAAAATAAGGTGATTGATTTTAAATTAAGTCGCCCAAGTTAAAAGGCGACTTAGTAAATTTTTATTTTTTTAGATAGTAGGTAGTTCCATTTGAAAATCGTTTTTCATAAGCTGGAGTGTAAGGCACAAGATCAGCGTGCCCAGCATAAAGCCTACCATCTGGCTTAAGCAATTTATGAAGCCTCTCAACACATTTTAATCTAAAATCATCATCAAAATAGATCATCATATTTCTTGAAAGCACGATATCAAATTTTCCTAGATTAAAAATAGCATCATCAAAAACATTTAAAATTTTAAACTCACACCTTGGTAAAATTTCTTTTTTTATCTTAAATTTATCATCGACTTTTGTAAAAAATCTCTCTTTTTGAAAATCGCTTAACCTATGCAAGCTCCTCTCACTAAAAATACCATTTTGACAGCTTGCTATGGCTTCTGAGTTTATGTCTATACCTACGATTGAAATTTCATGCTGTTTAAATCCCATCTCATAAGCAAGCATTGCAAGCGAATATGACTCATCTCCAGTAGAGCAAGGAGCACACAAAATTCTAGCTCCTCCAAGCTCCTTTGCGTAATATATCACATCTTTAAGTTGAGGCAACTCTCTATAAAAATAAGTCTCATTTACAGTTACTAGATTTAAAATGTCTTGTCGTAAGCTTGAGTTATATCTTATCATTGAAACAAGATCTTTAAAGCTTTTTATCTGGCGATCCCTAATAAAAATGGTAATTCGCTGCAATGTAATATCTCTTTTTGGCTCCAGATCAACTCCGCAAAGAGTTTTGATAACGTTCATAAATTCATTAAAACTATCCATATCTTGTGAAGTATTTGTTTGCATTGTTTTTGTATCTTTTGTGTCATTAGTTAATAGCATTTAAAAAATCCTCCAGCTCTTTTTTTATCATAGTTAGATTTAATGATTTTAAGCTTTGATTTAGCTCTTTTGCACGTTTTGGCATGCCATAAACTATCGCGCTCTCTTCATTTTCAGCTATACATTTTGCTCCAGCCTTATAAAGTTTATCAAGCCCAGATGCACCATCATCTCCGATGCCAGTTAGCAAGATAGCTAGGACATTTGCGCTTTTACAAATTCCAACTCCAGATTTAAACAACACATCAACATTTGGCGTATATATAGTCTTTTCTTCTGTATTTGGCTTTGCACTGATCGGTAAATTTGGTGACACCACTACATTTTGTTCACAGACATATACGGTATTTTCTTTTAAAATTTTCCTCTCATTTAAAATTTCAACATCCAAGCCACACTCTTTTCCGATTTGCATAGCAAAAGAGTTTATAAACATTTTATTCATGTGCTGGGCTATCACGATGATAGCTCCATTTAGTTTTACGTTTTTTAATAACTTTTTTAAATGCCCAGGCCCGCCAGTAGACGCCCCTATTAATATTAATTTTTGTGCCACAAATAGCCTTTAAAATTTTAATTTAATATTTAGCTTACGCCACTTTTTTGTATATCGTCAATATCCTTGCCACTCTTTATATGCCTTGCTAATTTTTAAGCAAATTTATAGATCATTTCTTTGTGATCTTATATAAAAAGCTAAAAATTTCAGCAACAGCTTTATATAAATTTGGTGGAATTTCTTGATCAACTTCAACCTTGCTTAAAATTTCAATAAGATCAGGATCCTCTTTGATCGGTATATCATGCTCTTTTGCAAGATCAATTATTCTATTTGCTATCTCTCCAGCGCCACTAGCCAGCACTCTTGGAGCATTGTCTTTAGATCTGTTGTAGCCAAGAGCTACTGCTTTTTTCTTATTTACTTGCATTAAATTTTCTTATCAAAGCCCACATCAAGGCCACCAAATTTTTTAAATCTATCATTTAGCTTTACTTTTGACAAAGTTTTGATATTAAAGTTTGAAACTATGAGTCCAAGCTTTGATATTGCTTGTTTTAATTTGCTAGAGTTTGAAAGAATTAGCTCCTTAAAATCATTTGTTTGCGTAGCCACCGAAAGATCGATGTATCTTTTATCAATAAGTCCAACCATCACATTTATCTGTCCAAATTTCTTAAAATTTAGATCGATCTGAGCGTAAAATTTATCCTTTTTGCCTTGCTTAAATGCGATATTTCCACCCTCAACACCATCCCAAATATAAGGCATATAAGTTTGAATCCCGCCTTGAAGACTTGATATCATTTGATGCATCTCGATCTGTGAAATCATCTTGTTTGCAGCATTTACGCTTTGTGGGTTTTGACTCTTTTCACTGATATTTAAAAGTGTACTTTTTATATCTTGGCTTAGCACCTTTGAAATTTCGCTGCTATTTTTAGTCGTAATGTTATTTATATCATTTGTAGCGAGATTTAACTGCTTTAAAAGCGCCTTGCTCTCGCTTAGCTCATTTTTAGCCAAACTTGCCTTAGCATCAGCAAGGCTTAGGCTATGAGCAAGACGCCTCGCCGCACTTTGGAGCTTATCTTGCAAGCTATCATCCTTTGAAACATCGCTCATCTCATTAAACGCTTTTACAAGCCCTGCTTCATCGCCTATGTTATTTAGCGTTTTTAGATCGTTTTTTATGCTATCAAGGATAGTTTTTAGCTCTTTGTGATTTTGGCTAAAACCAAAATTTTGATTTAGCTTTTCACTCGCTAAATTTCCTACCTTCTCGCTTAAATTTGAGATGAAATTTTGCATTTTGCCTATTTGATTTTTTACTAGCTCGCCATTTTCATCTTTTGAAAAATTTTTATCTAAAAATTTAACCACACTATCAAGCTTGTCAACATCTTTTAAAAGGGTTTTTATGTTTGAGTTATCAAGGATGTTTTTTGCATCATTGCTCGCTTTTTCAAGTATAGAAGCAAGTTTTGAAAAAGAATTTTGATTGTCTAATTTTTCATCATTTATGGTTAAAATTTGATTTAGTAAATTCCCACTTGAGAGATTTTTTATATCGCTTAGTAGCTTCTGAACCGAGCTTGGAAGCTTCTCTGGACTAAGTGCATCTTTTAAATTTGCTTCAAGCATTACGCCTGAGTTTTTGATCTGATCATTTAGTGAGCCAGCCTTTAGATCAGCTATTGGTTTTAGAAATTCTTTTATCTTTAGTGCAAGGCTCTTTATCTCAGGGCTTTCATTTTGCGTTGCTTCTACTTCTAAGCTTTTTGCAAGGTCTGATAGCTCGCCTGCTAAATTTGGAGCGATTTTTGTATCCTTTGCCTGAGATAAAATTTGTTCAGCCTTGCTAAGACTTGAAGCACTTTTTAGATCATCAAGTACTCTTGCAACGAGTTTCCCAACATTATCAAGTGTCTCTGAAATACTCTGCTCACTAGGCGTTTGTACGCTTGGCTGATTTTTAAAAAGCGAGCCTTCATTTTTACGAACTGGCACATTTTGAGTAGCATTTTGCCCGGTTTGAACCGAAGTATTTGATATATTCAAAGAATTTCCTACGTCCATTTTTTACTTTTTATTTTTTCTATCGGCAAAATTTCCATTTTGCTCAATAGTAGCGATACCAGCCGTCCTTGCAACGAGCCTATCGTTATACTCTTTTCTCATGTGCTGTGGTATAGTTTTTTGCGTTAGCGCAAATAAAATAAGCCCGGCAAAAAGCACCAAATAAACATAGATAAAGCCAAATGCTCCAAAAATTTTCATCGCATAGCTCATAAGAAGCGGCGAAAAAAGCGAAGCCAAAGAGTAGCTAAATAGCAAGGCACGTGCGACTTGCACGCTCTTTGTCTTGTCTGTGATCTCATCATTTGCCCTAGCCAGAGAAAGCCCATAAGTGCAAAAAATTCCAGCCCCAAAAAAGAATGAAAGCAGATATTCAACCGTTAAATTTTTGCCATTTAGCAAAAACAAAACCGCGCTTATTAAAGCCACACTGCTACAAAGCAAAATAGCTGGCCTTCTGCCATATCTATCAGAAAAACTACCGATAAAAACTTGAGCTAAAAAGCCTCCGATCATCGCAACCGTCATAAAAAACGATGCCTCTTTTGTGCCGTATCCTTGAAGCAAGACAAAAAGGCTTGCCATCGAAAAAAAGCCGTTTATTGCTAAGCCTGCAATGAGTGCACCAACAAGAGCGAGTGGGACTATGCCAAAAATTTTTGGGATATTTATGGGCTGACGCTCTGGGATTTGAGGCTGATTTATACGGATCAAATTTAATGGAATGCTTGAGAGCATGATAAAAGCTGCGCTTATGATGAAAATTTCAAAGGTTTTAAGATCAAGCGCTAAGATCAAAATGCCAAGTCCAAAACTTGTGTAAAAAACGCCTTCATAAAAGGCTATCACACGAGATCTTATTTTGTTTGGAATTTTTGCATTTAGCCAGCTTTCTATAACCATCAAAAGCGCGTAGTAGCAATATCCCAAAAATGCACGCAATATCGCCCAGAATACTAAATTTTGATTTACCGCATGAAGCATAGCTGAGACTGCAAAAATGGCTGAAAAGATGGCAAATGCTCTGATGTGGCCAGTAGTTGAGATGACTCTGTGAGCTGTAATGGTGCTAATTAACGCACCCACAAAAAAGCCCGTGTTAATTAATCCGATCTCTAGCTCACCCACTCCGTTTTGCTTAAGAAGTGCGCTACAAGATGCGATGACTAGGCCATTTCCGATAAAAAGCAAACTCATGCCCAAAAATAGCGGTCCCATCGAGCGGATGATCCTAAAGCTACTTGCCATCAGTGTCCTTTGCAGTATTAAATTTATTCTCCATAAGCCCAAAAATAAATGCGCCAATTGGCATCGGAGCAAGCCCAACTAAAAAGCCAGACACATTTAGTAAATTTTCATTTTTTAAAAAAATAAATCCAAAAAAAAGTATCGCATAAGCCACCAAGCGGTAAGGCATAAAGGCTGCCACAAAACTCTTATCTTTAAATGAAAATCTCTGCTTTTTTAGCCTTGCTTTCTCATCCTTTAAGCTAAAATCTTTTGCCTCATTCTGGGGCAAAATTTCTTCTTCCTCTTCGTCCTCTTCTTCTATCTTGGCTAAAATTTCATCTCTTGCATTTTCTAGCCGAGAATTTATGCGGTTTTTATAGGCAAAAAAACTAGCCGTTAGAATAATAAGCGAGGCAAAAAATGAAATTTGCGAGCTTATGAAAAATTGATTTGATATAAATTTGCCAACCACGCTAAGAGCCAGCCAAAGCGCAAAATAGCAAATCAAAAGCCTACTAATCGTCCTCATCATCGTCTTTTGTGTAGCCTTTGTATCTGCTTTCATCTTTTAGCTCATCTAGGCTTTTTATCTGCGCTTTGTAAGCTTTATAGACGTTTAAAATAGCAGCTGCGATGCCAATAGCAAAGCCTATCCAAAGAGCTGGTGTAAAATTTGTAGCCTTTTTTACAAAATACCCTAGTCCAGTGCCAAGCAAGATCGCAACTACGATTGAAACGCCAAGACTTAGCTGCTCAGCACCTGCTACGATATCTTTTATCTTAAATTTTGCCATTAAGCTTTTATCTCCAAAAACGCCTCTTTAGCTGCGCTTACCGCTAGATCGATATCCGCCTCACTCATCGCATCGCAGACAAATCCAGTCTCAAACTGACTTGGAGCTAGATAGATTCCACGCTTAAGCATAGCTTGATGAAATTTAGCAAATAGCTTTGTATCGCTCTTTAGCGCATCATCGTAGTTTTTCACGGCATGATCTGTAAAAAAGTAGCCAAACATAGAGCCACGAACACCAGTTTGGATAGTGATGCCAGCACTCTTTGCAGCCTCTTTAAAGCCAGCCATTAGTTTTAGGGCAAGCTTTTCGAGTCTAGCGTATAAATTTGGATCACTATTTATCTTTGAAATCGCCGCTATACCAGCACTCATCGCTACTGGGTTGCCACTTAGCGTGCCTGCTTGATAGACAGCGCCATCAGGACTTAAGCAGTCCATTATCTCGGCCTTGCCACCAAATGCAGCGACGTTCATGCCTCCGCCTATAACCTTGCCAAATGTGATGAGATCAGCGTCCACCTCATGAAATGGATATGAGCCAAGGCGAGAAGCCCTAAAACCGCTCATAACCTCATCAAGGATAAGCACAGCGCCAAATTTATCGCAAAGCGCTCTAAGCTCCTCTAAAAATTTCTTATCAGCTGGTACAAGCCCCATATTTCCTGCGATTGGCTCAATTATAACGACGCCGATTTTGTCTTTATTATTTTCAAAGATGGCTTTTACACTCTGGATATCGTTATAAACTGCTAGATAAGTGTTTTTCACAACATCTTGTGGTACGCCGCTACTTGAAGCATTGCCGTATGTCGTAGCGCCACTTCCTGCTTTTATAAGAAGTGCATCGCTGTGTCCGTGATAGCAGCCTTCAAATTTTATTAGTCCATCTTTTTTGGCATATCCTCTAGCCACTCTTATCGCGCTCATAGTTGCCTCTGTACCAGAGCTAACGAAGCGAATTTTATCTATTTGTTTAAACTCGTCACATATTAGCTTTGCAAGAGCGGTCTCTTTTGGTGACGGCGCGCCGTAAGATACGCCTTGTTTTACAGCAGAGATGATCGCCTCTTCGATATCTTTGTCGCAGTGACCAAATATGAGCGGTCCCCAGCTTTGGATGAAGTCAAGGTATTTTTTACCATCTACGTCGTATAGATAAGCCCCCTTTGCGTGATCTATCATCACAGGCTCACCACCAACGCTGCCAAATGCACGTACTGGCGAATTTACACCACCTGGGATATATTTTTTGGCTTCGCTAAATGCCTCTTTATTTGTCATTTTTTATCCTTTTGATTTTGTGTTTTTAAATTTGTCTTTTGATTATCTTTTGGGTTTGTAGCTGGTTTTACTGCTGACTTTGGTGCTTGCGTAGTAGCAGTTTTTGCTGATTCAGCTGGTTTTGTAGCAGGGGCGGCTTTAGCAGATTGCTCTGGCTGTTTTTGTGTCGTATCAGTGGAAACTGGCTTGCCTAAATTTTGTGCTTTTGCTGCTTTTGAAGGAGTATTTATCTTATTCGTAATGTATTCATAAAGAATCGTAGTCTCCTCTTCTGTCAAAAAATAGCTTGGCATGACACCTTTTGGCTTAGTTAGAGCGGCTTTAAAGCTTTCAAAATCTATATCATTTATCTTTGGCGCTCTAAGCTCATCATCAACCGTTTTGTTTGCCTTTTTGTCAAAGTGTTTGTATTTAGAGATTAGACTGCCCTCGCCCTTTGTACCGTGACATTTATCACATCCTATACCGCGTGGATTTAGGTAGAGCATTTTGGCATATTCGGTCTTTGTGATAAAATCAGCTCCAAAAATCGCCACACAAAAAAGCAAAATCAAAAAAACAGACCGCATAAACCTCTCTTTTAAAAATTTAATTTAATTTTAGGTATGATACCACCCTTGTGATTAAAAAAGCTTTTAAATAAGGATCCAATATGAAAATTTTAGACGGCAAAGCCGTATCTTTAAAGGTCAAAGAAAGCGTAAAAGTAAGAGCTGAAGAACTGAAAAAATTTGGCATAGAGCCAACCCTAGCTGTTATCTTAGTAGGCGAAGATAAAGCATCTCAAACATACGTTAGAGCCAAAGAAAAAGCCTGCAACGAATACGGCATAAAAAGTGTAGCTCACCGTCTAAGCGAAAATACAACCCAAGCAGAGCTTCTAGCGCTTATAAATGTGCTAAATTTAGACGATAGCATCCATGGAATTTTAGTGCAGTTGCCACTTCCAAAACATATAGATACAAATACCGTTTTAGCTACGATTGATCCAACAAAAGACGTAGATGGCTTTCACGCTGTAAATGTCGGCAAACTTGTTAGTGGACTAGATGGCTTTGTGCCTTGTACGCCGCTTGGAGTTATGGAAATTTTAAAAGAGTATGACATTAATGTGGCTGGACTAAATGCGGTGGTGATCGGTAGAAGCAACATTGTTGGCAAGCCTATGGCAAATTTACTTCTAAACGCCTCAGCAACCGTTACCGTGACTCACAGCAAGACTAAAAATTTAAAAGAAATTTGCAAAAATGCCGACCTCATCGTCGCAGCCATCGGTAAGCCATTTTTCTTAAAGGCAGATATGGTAAAAGATGGCGCCGTAGTCGTTGATGTGGGTATAAACAGACTTGATGATGGCAGACTTGTAGGTGATGTGGATTTTGACGAAGTCGCACCAAAATGCTCATACATCACGCCTGTTCCTGGCGGCGTAGGTCCGATGACCATAGCCATGCTTTTAAATAACACAATCCTTGCAGCCCAAGCTAAGATAGCTAGCCACAAAAGAGCGTAATAATGAAAAAAATTTTTACTAAATTTTATGACTTTTGCTCGAGCTGGACAGGCACGGTCATCATCGTGCTTTTTGTTATATTTTTCATAGCTCAAGCCTTTGTTATCCCGTCTGGCTCGATGAAAAATACGCTTTTGGTTGGTGATTTTTTATTCGCCAAAAAATTTGTTTATGGCATACCAACACCAAGAATTCCGTGGCTTGAGGTAAAAATTTTACCTGAGCTAAATGACAATGGGCATCTTATCACAGGCGATGGTCCGGCAAGAGGCGATATAGTCGTCTTTCGTTATCCAAAAGACGAGAAAACCCACTTTGTAAAACGCTGCTTTGCCACAAGCGAAGATGAGATAGTATTTACCGAAAAAGCCCTCTATCTACGCCCAAAAGAGGGAGATGATTTTATAAAGGCAAACTGCCGTGAAAATTTAAACGGCAAAGAGAGTAAATTTGGCTACTCATGTAGCGATATAGCCGAGCTTGATGGCAAACTTTTCATAAAAGAGCCATATAGGTTTAGCGGCATCCACTATGACGAAAATGTAAATTTATTTGAGCAGATGATTTTCATGCTAAATACAAACAAAGATAGTGTTTTTATGAAGCCAGTGTCCATTAGCTCATTACCGCAAAATCCAAATTTTAACCTTAATGCATTTTACGTCAAAGTACCAAAAGATGAATACTTCATGATAGGTGACAACCGCGATCACTCAAACGATAGCCGTTTTTGGGGAAGTGTGGCTTACAAGGACATAGTCGGACAGCCTTGGTTTATATATTTTAGCTGGGACAAGAACTACAATGTGCGCTGGGAGCGTATCGGGCGTTTTGTAGATACGATAGAAAATGACGAATTTTTCACTAACAAAGCTCTAAAAGAAGGCGAAGTAGATGGGCTTCATTGATAACATAGACATAGTTAAAGTCGCCACTATCGTCATCTCTTTAATAATCGCCATCGTCGGCCACGAGATCGCTCACGGATATGTCGCTTATAAATTTGGCGACAACACCGCAAAAAGTCTTGGCAGGCTTAGTATAAACCCTATAAAACATATTGACCCAGTTGGCACCATCATCGTACCGCTGGTACTTTACCTAAGCACTGGTATGATGTTTGGCTGGGCAAAACCAGTGCCTGTAAATACCTACACAGTAGTGCGAAATGGCGGCTACAAAGCAGCTATCTACGTAAGTCTAGCTGGCATTTGCTACAACGTCATCCTAGGCATTTTGTCGCTTTTTGTGCTAAAGGCTTTATTAAATATAGAAACCTTTGAAATTTTACTTCAGTTTTTATTTACGCTTGCGCTTTTAAATTTGATGTTAGCCATCTTTAATCTCTATCCGATCCCGCCACTTGATGGCTTTCACGCGCTCGAGTATGCGCTTAGAAATTTTGGTTTTCACGCACTAGCTGAAAAGCTTGAGGGCATCTCGCGATATGGCTTTGTCATCCTTATCATCATCCTCATCTCGCCTTTAAAAGATACTATCTTTTATCCGACAAGATACGTTTTAGATATCGCAAGTGCATTTATAAACGGCTAAATTTAGAGCAAATTTGCTCTAAATTTTTGGCTTTTTGATCTTATAAGAGTACTCTTTTTTAAATTCCTCTTTTGGCGCAAGGCTAAATTTAAGCTCCACCTTGCCATCTTTGCTGATATCTTTTTTATCAAAGCCCTTTATCTCGACCTTTACCGCCTCATCGGCAGACACTGGTACACGATCGACCAAAGTAACATCAACGCTCTTGCTTGAGTTATTTTTGATACTTATCTCATAGCCCTCTTCGCTTAAGCGCTCTTTGCCAAGAAACGAGCTCTTTTTAAATTTATTTAATCGCTCTTTTTTAAGCTCGATTAGCTCGTTTTGTCCTAAAAATAATTGCACTGGCTCATCTTTAGCTTTCATCTCAAACTCGCTTGGACTGCCAACACTCACACCATTAACGTAAAACTGCGTTTTGGCTGGCGTTAGATCATCATTTAGCTTAAAGCTAGCTACGTTATATGCCTTTAGCGAGCCGTAAAAATCAGCAAAAACGCTAAAATTTGCGTCCATTTTTTGCGTGTCGTAAGTTATATATTTGCTCTCGCCTTTTGCTAAATTTATCCCATCTATCTTCCAAATTTTGGCAAACTCATTCTCATCTCTTTGCACACGCATATCAGCGACCTCAGCGGCGACTTTCGCGGCTCTTAGCATATCTTTCGAAGCGCCGTAACCATCAGCCTCCGCCTCGCTCTCCTCGTACCAAGGGTAAAATTTACTTGGAGCAAGCGCCTTTTGATATCTGGTTGGATAGATGGCGAGCTTTAAATTTTTAACATCGCTTACAAAAGGGTTGGTGAGCAAAATTTCTTGTTTTATCAAGATATTTTTGTTTTTTGTGTCTGC from Campylobacter concisus includes these protein-coding regions:
- a CDS encoding MFS transporter, which gives rise to MKEYLKLLKEERNFRLLSIIQLICYFGVWFSHTGIFTLLIKLDAPVWAITLSAAMAFIPGVVIAPFSGILVDKFSPKPMLVIMMAVETISVFMLLFIDSLDFLWLLLLIIFVRNGTGGMYFQVEMSVLPKILSKENLKLANEIHSIIWAVSYTAGMGLAGVYIHFFGIKSAFLLDGILYIFSFGFLYFLNLQGLKPEFIEKPLKMLKNGLKYLKENRLIVHLIFLHAFVGITAYDALIALLADYKYANLLSTSLVIGLLNTSRSISLMFAPAILSKFINKNTLIFVYIGQGLGIIIWALSLWNFYLSLIGIIFAGFCTSSLWSYTYTMLQQNCKKEFYGRVIAYNDMIFLGFSALISFIIGLLYDIGFSVEMIASFMGSLFFVGAFYYHIVLKSYKIR
- a CDS encoding CheR family methyltransferase, yielding MLLTNDTKDTKTMQTNTSQDMDSFNEFMNVIKTLCGVDLEPKRDITLQRITIFIRDRQIKSFKDLVSMIRYNSSLRQDILNLVTVNETYFYRELPQLKDVIYYAKELGGARILCAPCSTGDESYSLAMLAYEMGFKQHEISIVGIDINSEAIASCQNGIFSERSLHRLSDFQKERFFTKVDDKFKIKKEILPRCEFKILNVFDDAIFNLGKFDIVLSRNMMIYFDDDFRLKCVERLHKLLKPDGRLYAGHADLVPYTPAYEKRFSNGTTYYLKK
- a CDS encoding CheB methylesterase domain-containing protein; translated protein: MAQKLILIGASTGGPGHLKKLLKNVKLNGAIIVIAQHMNKMFINSFAMQIGKECGLDVEILNERKILKENTVYVCEQNVVVSPNLPISAKPNTEEKTIYTPNVDVLFKSGVGICKSANVLAILLTGIGDDGASGLDKLYKAGAKCIAENEESAIVYGMPKRAKELNQSLKSLNLTMIKKELEDFLNAIN
- a CDS encoding FlhB-like flagellar biosynthesis protein; its protein translation is MQVNKKKAVALGYNRSKDNAPRVLASGAGEIANRIIDLAKEHDIPIKEDPDLIEILSKVEVDQEIPPNLYKAVAEIFSFLYKITKK
- a CDS encoding flagellar hook-length control protein FliK, with amino-acid sequence MNISNTSVQTGQNATQNVPVRKNEGSLFKNQPSVQTPSEQSISETLDNVGKLVARVLDDLKSASSLSKAEQILSQAKDTKIAPNLAGELSDLAKSLEVEATQNESPEIKSLALKIKEFLKPIADLKAGSLNDQIKNSGVMLEANLKDALSPEKLPSSVQKLLSDIKNLSSGNLLNQILTINDEKLDNQNSFSKLASILEKASNDAKNILDNSNIKTLLKDVDKLDSVVKFLDKNFSKDENGELVKNQIGKMQNFISNLSEKVGNLASEKLNQNFGFSQNHKELKTILDSIKNDLKTLNNIGDEAGLVKAFNEMSDVSKDDSLQDKLQSAARRLAHSLSLADAKASLAKNELSESKALLKQLNLATNDINNITTKNSSEISKVLSQDIKSTLLNISEKSQNPQSVNAANKMISQIEMHQMISSLQGGIQTYMPYIWDGVEGGNIAFKQGKKDKFYAQIDLNFKKFGQINVMVGLIDKRYIDLSVATQTNDFKELILSNSSKLKQAISKLGLIVSNFNIKTLSKVKLNDRFKKFGGLDVGFDKKI
- a CDS encoding MFS transporter — encoded protein: MASSFRIIRSMGPLFLGMSLLFIGNGLVIASCSALLKQNGVGELEIGLINTGFFVGALISTITAHRVISTTGHIRAFAIFSAIFAVSAMLHAVNQNLVFWAILRAFLGYCYYALLMVIESWLNAKIPNKIRSRVIAFYEGVFYTSFGLGILILALDLKTFEIFIISAAFIMLSSIPLNLIRINQPQIPERQPINIPKIFGIVPLALVGALIAGLAINGFFSMASLFVLLQGYGTKEASFFMTVAMIGGFLAQVFIGSFSDRYGRRPAILLCSSVALISAVLFLLNGKNLTVEYLLSFFFGAGIFCTYGLSLARANDEITDKTKSVQVARALLFSYSLASLFSPLLMSYAMKIFGAFGFIYVYLVLFAGLILFALTQKTIPQHMRKEYNDRLVARTAGIATIEQNGNFADRKNKK
- a CDS encoding AtpZ/AtpI family protein, giving the protein MAKFKIKDIVAGAEQLSLGVSIVVAILLGTGLGYFVKKATNFTPALWIGFAIGIAAAILNVYKAYKAQIKSLDELKDESRYKGYTKDDDEDD
- the hemL gene encoding glutamate-1-semialdehyde 2,1-aminomutase — its product is MTNKEAFSEAKKYIPGGVNSPVRAFGSVGGEPVMIDHAKGAYLYDVDGKKYLDFIQSWGPLIFGHCDKDIEEAIISAVKQGVSYGAPSPKETALAKLICDEFKQIDKIRFVSSGTEATMSAIRVARGYAKKDGLIKFEGCYHGHSDALLIKAGSGATTYGNASSSGVPQDVVKNTYLAVYNDIQSVKAIFENNKDKIGVVIIEPIAGNMGLVPADKKFLEELRALCDKFGAVLILDEVMSGFRASRLGSYPFHEVDADLITFGKVIGGGMNVAAFGGKAEIMDCLSPDGAVYQAGTLSGNPVAMSAGIAAISKINSDPNLYARLEKLALKLMAGFKEAAKSAGITIQTGVRGSMFGYFFTDHAVKNYDDALKSDTKLFAKFHQAMLKRGIYLAPSQFETGFVCDAMSEADIDLAVSAAKEAFLEIKA
- the folD gene encoding bifunctional methylenetetrahydrofolate dehydrogenase/methenyltetrahydrofolate cyclohydrolase FolD codes for the protein MKILDGKAVSLKVKESVKVRAEELKKFGIEPTLAVILVGEDKASQTYVRAKEKACNEYGIKSVAHRLSENTTQAELLALINVLNLDDSIHGILVQLPLPKHIDTNTVLATIDPTKDVDGFHAVNVGKLVSGLDGFVPCTPLGVMEILKEYDINVAGLNAVVIGRSNIVGKPMANLLLNASATVTVTHSKTKNLKEICKNADLIVAAIGKPFFLKADMVKDGAVVVDVGINRLDDGRLVGDVDFDEVAPKCSYITPVPGGVGPMTIAMLLNNTILAAQAKIASHKRA
- the lepB gene encoding signal peptidase I, which gives rise to MKKIFTKFYDFCSSWTGTVIIVLFVIFFIAQAFVIPSGSMKNTLLVGDFLFAKKFVYGIPTPRIPWLEVKILPELNDNGHLITGDGPARGDIVVFRYPKDEKTHFVKRCFATSEDEIVFTEKALYLRPKEGDDFIKANCRENLNGKESKFGYSCSDIAELDGKLFIKEPYRFSGIHYDENVNLFEQMIFMLNTNKDSVFMKPVSISSLPQNPNFNLNAFYVKVPKDEYFMIGDNRDHSNDSRFWGSVAYKDIVGQPWFIYFSWDKNYNVRWERIGRFVDTIENDEFFTNKALKEGEVDGLH
- a CDS encoding site-2 protease family protein produces the protein MGFIDNIDIVKVATIVISLIIAIVGHEIAHGYVAYKFGDNTAKSLGRLSINPIKHIDPVGTIIVPLVLYLSTGMMFGWAKPVPVNTYTVVRNGGYKAAIYVSLAGICYNVILGILSLFVLKALLNIETFEILLQFLFTLALLNLMLAIFNLYPIPPLDGFHALEYALRNFGFHALAEKLEGISRYGFVILIIILISPLKDTIFYPTRYVLDIASAFING
- a CDS encoding DUF4139 domain-containing protein, with the translated sequence MKKALFLAASTLAFANENLIEIYTDQTIITQKFNDANSSFSAFVPEGVESENITINGDCDANAYLKKISEENSPSYIKWKQEVANLNNKLEALNARGRFIEQALVEENKSNDVTKRADEFYKFSLENIEKISAAKSELEALNKNEPKSEMAGFLQLDMKFACDPKEATLSYMGDEAPKTLNEIYADTKNKNILIKQEILLTNPFVSDVKNLKLAIYPTRYQKALAPSKFYPWYEESEAEADGYGASKDMLRAAKVAAEVADMRVQRDENEFAKIWKIDGINLAKGESKYITYDTQKMDANFSVFADFYGSLKAYNVASFKLNDDLTPAKTQFYVNGVSVGSPSEFEMKAKDEPVQLFLGQNELIELKKERLNKFKKSSFLGKERLSEEGYEISIKNNSSKSVDVTLVDRVPVSADEAVKVEIKGFDKKDISKDGKVELKFSLAPKEEFKKEYSYKIKKPKI